A DNA window from Novipirellula caenicola contains the following coding sequences:
- a CDS encoding PAS domain S-box protein, whose product MNAFNSHHRGLVIAAAVATAIFVIDCNVERNLAISVLYIVAVWIAYATHRRSVVLIAAAVCSLLTPLGWYLSPGDAGGIDAVWNRVLSLLAIWITAGLCWKALSLDAQRNTSNLLGEHLQQELKSEHHRFTEVQERCKLTIDAALDAVVMIDQNSQIIGWNKQAELTFGWARSEALGQSMAELIIPDRFREEYLRCLQRFEQDGDGTTMDQRMEMSALRRDGEEFPIELSIILLRCDDDHQFSVFIRDITEHKATLEELRKRDQQITTLLNSTAEGIYGIDLEGRCTFANTTCARLLGYDTPEELFGANMHQLIHHSRIDGTPYAQSDCQIYQAFRKNEGVHVDDEHFWRKDGTSFSVEYWSYPVHVEGALGGSVVTFVDTSDRKRREHLQTKRYEELEGRVALHDQELVAMRDRLDLALEGANVGLWDWDAVTDEVYFSKTAKTQLGYDAEMPWTHFRDWETRLHPDDHDEALQCVKKYFQERGEVYQSTFRLRCENGTYRWILSQGHGEFDESGKPLRLIGVHIDIHEQIENEKILEWLNGELSRTIDALHSSNIDLQQFAYVASHDLQTPLRAIANFAQFLQDDYAGKLDATADDYLQRIVQGAHRMQQLIRDLLGYSRVESRAAPFQPTSLNDAFQDALEMLSSSIAETGARVTRDELPTIQADKSQMSQLLTNLIGNAVKYHGDKPPEVHVWAETNDEFHTLFVRDNGIGISPQHHERVFEIFRRLHTQTAYPGTGIGLAVCRRIVNRHGGDISVKSQEGKGSTFVFTIPVNQPEVDEFDADNPDAISIGHDKALRDV is encoded by the coding sequence TTGAACGCCTTCAATTCACATCATCGTGGACTCGTCATCGCTGCCGCTGTTGCGACGGCTATCTTTGTCATCGACTGCAATGTCGAGCGAAATCTGGCGATCAGCGTGCTGTACATCGTGGCTGTCTGGATCGCCTACGCGACGCATCGCCGAAGCGTTGTTTTAATCGCCGCCGCGGTATGCAGCCTGCTGACGCCGCTGGGATGGTACTTATCGCCCGGCGATGCCGGTGGAATCGACGCGGTTTGGAACCGAGTGCTGTCGCTGCTGGCGATTTGGATTACCGCCGGGCTGTGTTGGAAAGCGTTGTCACTGGATGCTCAACGCAATACTAGCAATTTGCTTGGTGAACACTTGCAGCAGGAATTGAAGTCAGAACACCATCGCTTCACCGAGGTGCAAGAACGCTGCAAATTGACGATCGACGCGGCCTTGGACGCGGTGGTCATGATCGACCAAAACAGCCAAATCATTGGATGGAACAAACAAGCCGAACTGACATTCGGTTGGGCGCGTTCCGAGGCACTCGGGCAATCGATGGCCGAATTGATCATCCCCGATCGATTCCGCGAAGAATATCTCCGTTGTCTGCAACGTTTTGAACAAGATGGCGACGGCACGACCATGGATCAACGCATGGAAATGTCGGCGCTGCGTCGTGACGGCGAAGAGTTTCCGATTGAATTGAGCATCATCTTGCTTCGCTGCGACGATGACCACCAATTTAGCGTCTTTATCCGTGACATCACCGAACACAAAGCGACCCTCGAGGAACTTCGCAAACGCGATCAGCAAATCACGACGCTACTGAACTCAACCGCCGAAGGCATCTACGGCATCGATCTGGAAGGCCGCTGTACGTTTGCCAATACAACCTGTGCCCGGTTGCTTGGCTACGACACGCCTGAGGAATTGTTTGGCGCGAACATGCACCAATTGATTCACCATTCGCGAATCGATGGCACGCCCTATGCACAGTCCGATTGCCAGATTTATCAGGCGTTTCGTAAAAACGAAGGGGTGCATGTGGACGACGAGCACTTTTGGCGAAAGGACGGCACCTCGTTTTCGGTCGAATATTGGTCCTATCCGGTCCATGTCGAAGGCGCGCTCGGCGGTTCCGTGGTGACCTTTGTCGATACGTCCGATCGAAAACGACGCGAGCATCTGCAAACGAAACGGTACGAAGAGCTCGAAGGCCGAGTCGCACTACACGACCAAGAGTTGGTTGCGATGCGGGACCGCTTGGATCTGGCACTCGAAGGCGCCAATGTGGGGCTGTGGGACTGGGATGCGGTCACCGACGAAGTCTATTTTTCCAAAACCGCCAAGACCCAGCTGGGATATGATGCCGAGATGCCGTGGACGCATTTTCGTGATTGGGAAACTCGACTACATCCCGATGATCATGACGAGGCGTTGCAGTGCGTCAAGAAATACTTTCAAGAACGCGGGGAGGTTTACCAGTCGACGTTTCGGCTGCGCTGCGAGAATGGCACCTACCGCTGGATTTTGTCACAGGGGCATGGCGAGTTCGACGAATCCGGCAAACCACTGCGTTTGATCGGCGTGCATATCGACATTCACGAACAGATCGAAAACGAAAAGATCCTGGAATGGCTCAACGGCGAGCTGTCGCGAACGATCGACGCGTTGCATTCGAGCAACATCGATCTTCAGCAATTTGCCTACGTCGCTTCTCACGACCTGCAGACGCCGCTGCGGGCGATCGCCAATTTTGCCCAATTCCTACAAGATGATTATGCGGGAAAACTGGATGCGACCGCCGACGATTATCTGCAGCGGATCGTCCAGGGGGCTCATCGGATGCAACAGTTGATTCGCGATCTGTTGGGCTATTCACGCGTCGAATCCCGAGCGGCTCCGTTCCAACCAACGTCCCTGAATGATGCGTTTCAGGATGCCCTAGAGATGTTAAGTTCATCGATCGCCGAGACGGGGGCTCGCGTGACCCGCGATGAATTGCCTACGATTCAGGCCGATAAGTCGCAAATGTCTCAATTATTGACCAATTTGATTGGGAACGCCGTGAAATATCATGGCGACAAACCGCCCGAGGTTCACGTTTGGGCTGAAACCAACGACGAATTTCACACGCTTTTTGTGCGAGACAACGGCATCGGCATAAGCCCGCAGCATCACGAACGCGTGTTCGAAATTTTTCGCCGCCTGCATACTCAAACCGCGTACCCGGGCACCGGAATTGGACTGGCCGTTTGTCGCCGAATCGTCAACCGCCATGGCGGTGATATTTCAGTAAAATCCCAAGAAGGCAAAGGAAGCACGTTCGTGTTTACGATCCCCGTGAACCAACCTGAAGTCGATGAATTCGACGCCGACAACCCGGATGCGATCAGCATCGGACACGACAAGGCGCTGAGGGACGTATGA
- a CDS encoding phytoene desaturase family protein, protein MSATTITESKVIVIGGGLAGLGAACVLAARGHRVTVLEKNDWLGGKAAVLSEEGFRFDMGPTIVTLPSVLRRIFTEAGRNMDDYLNMVPLDPQWRCFFEKDNHGEQNVLDLVADVDTMAANIDQFSGASTDGAGYRNFMSISEKLHGVSDRFFFWRSVGGLRDTMQVGGAFSAAVLSDVMALRMGKSVASVVRQHVSDARVAQMMDHFTQYVGSSPYASPAVLCGIAHMQTDEGIWYPIGGTRAVPEALTRLAEELGVTFRTGTDVMRITTSSPRPGKSTHVTGVVTATGETIACDAIVSNCDAVRTYRELLDGTPESIKFGKADRHEPACSGVVLYLGLNRRYSQLLHHNFVFSRDPETEFDFIYNRGEPAPDPSAYVCAPAISEPNVAPPGCEALYVLVHTPYLRPNHNWHAMLPAYRETILNKLESAAGMGGIRDAIVYESALTPEDIHHRYRVLNGAIYGLASHGKYLGAFKPANRRRDISGLYLAGGAAHPGPGMPMVLMSGWIAADSLDTDTQPETVGAGGSVNAGESRR, encoded by the coding sequence ATGAGTGCCACAACCATAACAGAGTCCAAGGTAATCGTGATCGGTGGCGGATTAGCGGGGCTGGGGGCGGCGTGTGTGTTGGCCGCGCGAGGACACCGCGTCACGGTGCTTGAGAAAAACGATTGGCTCGGAGGCAAAGCGGCCGTGCTCAGCGAAGAGGGGTTTCGGTTCGACATGGGACCGACCATCGTGACGCTGCCGAGTGTGCTGCGACGGATCTTCACCGAAGCGGGGCGAAACATGGATGATTACCTCAACATGGTTCCGCTCGATCCACAGTGGCGCTGCTTCTTTGAAAAGGACAATCACGGCGAGCAAAACGTGCTCGATTTGGTGGCGGATGTCGATACGATGGCGGCGAACATCGACCAGTTCAGCGGAGCGTCCACCGATGGCGCCGGCTACCGCAATTTCATGTCAATCAGCGAAAAACTGCATGGCGTTTCCGATCGTTTCTTCTTTTGGCGAAGCGTCGGTGGTTTGCGAGACACGATGCAAGTCGGCGGCGCGTTTTCGGCGGCCGTGCTAAGCGATGTGATGGCGCTACGCATGGGCAAAAGTGTCGCTTCGGTGGTTCGCCAACACGTCAGCGACGCACGTGTCGCTCAAATGATGGACCATTTCACTCAATACGTCGGCTCGTCTCCCTACGCGTCACCCGCGGTGCTTTGTGGGATCGCGCACATGCAAACCGACGAAGGCATTTGGTACCCGATCGGCGGTACCCGCGCTGTCCCCGAAGCGTTGACCCGATTGGCCGAGGAATTGGGGGTCACGTTTCGCACCGGAACCGACGTGATGCGAATCACCACTTCGTCGCCGCGACCGGGGAAATCAACACACGTCACCGGTGTTGTCACCGCAACGGGAGAAACAATTGCCTGCGATGCGATCGTTAGCAATTGCGATGCTGTGCGGACGTATCGAGAACTGCTCGACGGCACGCCCGAATCGATCAAGTTTGGCAAAGCCGATCGCCACGAACCGGCCTGCAGTGGCGTGGTGTTGTATCTCGGACTGAACCGCCGTTACTCGCAACTGCTGCATCACAATTTTGTCTTTTCGCGCGACCCAGAGACCGAGTTTGACTTTATCTACAACCGCGGCGAGCCGGCGCCGGATCCGTCGGCCTACGTCTGCGCCCCGGCGATCAGCGAACCGAACGTTGCCCCACCGGGCTGCGAAGCGTTGTATGTCTTGGTGCACACACCCTATTTGCGTCCCAACCACAATTGGCACGCGATGTTGCCGGCGTACCGCGAAACGATTTTGAACAAATTGGAATCGGCAGCAGGAATGGGCGGAATTCGCGACGCGATCGTCTACGAATCGGCGCTGACGCCCGAAGACATCCATCATCGCTACCGCGTGCTCAACGGAGCGATTTACGGATTGGCAAGCCACGGCAAGTACTTGGGTGCGTTCAAACCTGCCAATCGCCGCCGTGACATTTCGGGCTTGTATTTGGCAGGCGGTGCGGCTCATCCCGGTCCCGGCATGCCGATGGTGTTGATGAGCGGGTGGATTGCGGCGGATTCGCTAGACACCGACACGCAACCCGAAACCGTCGGCGCCGGCGGTTCCGTCAATGCTGGCGAGAGCCGACGCTGA
- a CDS encoding aldehyde dehydrogenase family protein, with product MRFLFLTPSTQTASDKISISVATPTKAARLQYRSAKPWSDLPIRQRCKTVAAARFLIARHVDDLTRLCASQQRTDSLETVTAELIPLCDALHYLGRKGAAILRTRRIGVVGRPLWMWGVHSVVQRIPHGTVLILGTWNYPLFLVGVQVAQALAAGNRVQLKPAEGCETLTRRLVECFYEAGVPRDVLVQLDSSVEAARETLDNTSTDSGDPRIDLVVLTGSADTGRKILKQTANSLTPSIMELSGCDAVVVLPGASIPRVCEFLKFGLPLNSGATCIGPRRIIVEDSPQADQLVENLCRQLESIDTPFTIHPAARERATQTITNAIAAGAIDVTDRFDAATLASNGTMPPLVLDHVSVEDEIASADLFAPVTSVIRVSKIQDAVAAINQNRYRLAASVFGPDRDAVAFANQLDVGSVAINDLIAPTADPRVPFGGRGNSGFGITRGDEGLLAMTVPRVISRRRGRFAAHLLPRNETTRHKMPILLQLLHAKGMAARWRAMRRLIS from the coding sequence ATGCGATTCCTTTTTCTTACGCCAAGCACCCAAACGGCTAGCGACAAGATTTCGATTTCCGTGGCGACACCGACGAAGGCCGCTCGATTGCAATACAGATCTGCGAAACCGTGGAGCGATTTGCCAATTCGCCAACGCTGCAAAACGGTCGCGGCCGCTCGCTTTTTGATCGCTCGCCACGTCGATGATTTGACTCGGCTGTGTGCCAGCCAACAACGCACCGATTCACTCGAAACGGTCACCGCCGAACTCATTCCCTTGTGCGATGCGCTGCACTACCTGGGACGCAAAGGGGCGGCAATTCTACGAACTCGCCGGATCGGCGTGGTCGGACGTCCGCTTTGGATGTGGGGAGTCCACAGCGTGGTGCAGCGGATTCCCCATGGCACCGTGCTGATCCTGGGGACGTGGAACTACCCATTGTTTTTGGTCGGAGTGCAAGTTGCTCAAGCGTTAGCAGCCGGCAATCGCGTGCAACTAAAACCGGCCGAGGGCTGCGAAACGTTGACTCGCCGATTGGTCGAATGTTTCTACGAGGCAGGCGTCCCACGTGACGTGCTGGTGCAACTCGATTCGTCGGTAGAGGCGGCTCGAGAAACACTCGACAACACGTCCACCGATTCCGGCGACCCACGAATCGACCTTGTCGTTTTGACAGGATCGGCGGACACGGGACGAAAGATACTCAAGCAGACGGCGAATTCGTTGACGCCGTCGATCATGGAGCTAAGCGGATGTGATGCCGTCGTTGTGCTGCCCGGCGCGTCCATCCCGCGAGTTTGCGAGTTTCTAAAATTTGGCCTACCCCTCAACAGTGGTGCGACCTGCATCGGCCCTCGACGGATCATTGTCGAAGATTCGCCGCAGGCCGACCAATTGGTAGAAAATCTGTGCCGGCAACTCGAGTCGATTGACACGCCCTTTACAATCCATCCTGCCGCACGCGAACGAGCGACCCAAACGATTACTAACGCCATCGCTGCCGGTGCAATCGATGTCACCGATCGTTTCGATGCCGCGACGTTAGCCTCCAACGGCACGATGCCCCCTTTGGTGCTGGACCACGTCAGCGTCGAGGATGAAATCGCGTCGGCGGATCTGTTCGCCCCGGTGACCAGCGTCATCCGTGTCTCGAAAATCCAAGACGCGGTCGCTGCGATCAATCAAAACCGCTATCGTTTGGCGGCCTCGGTATTTGGTCCCGATCGTGATGCGGTCGCGTTCGCGAATCAGTTGGACGTCGGCTCGGTTGCGATTAACGATTTGATCGCACCAACGGCCGATCCACGCGTACCGTTTGGCGGACGGGGGAACAGCGGATTCGGAATCACTCGCGGTGACGAAGGTTTGCTGGCGATGACGGTGCCGAGAGTGATCAGCCGGCGACGGGGTCGTTTCGCCGCTCATCTGTTGCCACGCAATGAAACAACACGTCACAAAATGCCGATCCTGCTACAACTACTGCATGCCAAAGGCATGGCCGCCCGCTGGCGAGCGATGCGGCGACTGATCTCGTGA
- a CDS encoding PP2C family serine/threonine-protein phosphatase → MRRANNQDSMAVLMAGSPERFYHRGHLFVVADGMGAHAAGELASRLATEHIAMQYFRSTEEDSSEALRIAVRESNAEIHRRGQQNPEFHNMGTTASSLAILPVGAVIAHVGDSRAYRLRDGILEQLTFDHSLVWEMEASGQIHPDSVLGQSIPKNVITRSLGPNANVEVDLEGPFEIQAGDQFLLCSDGLSGQVEDEEIATIMDCLPEDLATRVLIDLANLRGGPDNSTVIIVRVAEDFAEQTSKPTQSKRHLRKQEPAAVSPLLIGTAIICFVGALGLGLAMVVLQTPVSKAMGPMIIAFILGVIAAGFCVAQYLQSKPKHKTRPLVKTTGGKGPYRRYQAKPNKEIYDRLGETVEELRTAASQRNWLMDWDKIDKLQKQGNACVEAAQFKRAIRLQAEAIIETMHQLRELNNRAANETDIER, encoded by the coding sequence ATGCGGCGCGCCAATAATCAAGATTCGATGGCGGTGTTGATGGCGGGAAGCCCCGAGCGGTTTTATCACCGCGGGCATCTGTTTGTGGTTGCCGACGGGATGGGGGCCCACGCGGCCGGCGAATTGGCTAGCCGCTTGGCGACCGAGCACATTGCAATGCAATATTTTCGCTCGACCGAAGAGGATTCATCCGAAGCGCTGCGGATTGCGGTGCGAGAATCCAATGCGGAAATTCACCGTCGCGGTCAACAGAATCCCGAATTTCATAATATGGGAACGACCGCCAGCAGTTTGGCGATTTTGCCGGTTGGCGCGGTCATTGCGCATGTGGGTGATTCGCGGGCCTACCGATTGCGCGACGGCATCCTCGAACAATTGACGTTCGATCATTCGCTGGTTTGGGAGATGGAAGCGAGCGGTCAAATCCATCCCGATAGCGTGTTGGGACAATCGATCCCAAAAAATGTGATCACGCGTTCGCTTGGTCCCAACGCCAATGTCGAAGTCGATTTAGAAGGCCCTTTCGAAATCCAGGCTGGGGATCAATTCCTGCTGTGCAGCGACGGACTATCAGGCCAAGTCGAAGACGAGGAAATCGCGACGATCATGGATTGTTTGCCAGAGGATTTGGCAACGCGAGTCTTGATCGATTTAGCCAATCTAAGAGGCGGCCCCGATAATTCGACCGTCATCATTGTCCGCGTGGCCGAAGACTTTGCCGAGCAGACCAGCAAGCCGACTCAATCGAAGCGGCACTTGCGAAAACAGGAACCGGCTGCGGTATCGCCGCTGTTGATTGGAACCGCAATCATCTGTTTCGTCGGCGCTTTGGGACTGGGGTTGGCGATGGTGGTGCTGCAGACCCCGGTCAGCAAAGCGATGGGGCCAATGATCATCGCATTCATCCTGGGCGTCATCGCGGCGGGTTTTTGTGTCGCACAGTATCTGCAGAGCAAACCCAAGCACAAGACACGGCCGCTGGTAAAGACGACTGGCGGCAAGGGGCCCTATCGCCGTTACCAAGCCAAACCCAACAAAGAGATCTATGATCGCTTGGGCGAAACTGTCGAAGAGCTTCGCACCGCCGCGTCGCAGCGAAATTGGTTGATGGATTGGGATAAAATCGACAAGCTGCAAAAACAAGGCAATGCGTGTGTCGAAGCGGCGCAGTTCAAACGCGCCATTCGATTGCAGGCCGAAGCGATTATCGAGACGATGCACCAACTGCGTGAACTGAACAATCGCGCCGCCAATGAGACGGACATCGAACGATAG
- a CDS encoding NAD(P)H-hydrate epimerase, translating into MKIKSLSRQQVRSIDQQAIEDYGMTGLVLMENAGRGAAEVIQQNAATGRVVILCGKGNNGGDGYVIARHLDLMERQVRVVSVVEIDSLSGDAAANAAIAQKAELDVQVATTAEAIKTHLSDADVIVDCLLGTGATGPLRGIYADAVKVANQIKATRIAIDVPTGMDVDSGEADPHTFQAELTITFVAKKTGFEFEGTQSLLGDIEVVPIGVPRKLLRPWALAD; encoded by the coding sequence ATGAAAATTAAATCTCTTAGCCGTCAACAGGTTCGATCCATCGACCAGCAGGCGATCGAAGACTATGGCATGACAGGTTTGGTGTTGATGGAAAATGCCGGACGGGGTGCCGCGGAGGTGATCCAGCAAAACGCGGCGACCGGCCGCGTTGTGATCTTGTGTGGCAAAGGCAACAACGGGGGCGACGGCTACGTGATCGCGCGTCATTTGGATTTGATGGAACGCCAAGTCCGTGTCGTCTCGGTCGTCGAAATTGACTCGTTGTCGGGTGATGCCGCCGCCAACGCGGCGATCGCCCAAAAGGCCGAACTGGACGTGCAAGTCGCCACTACCGCCGAGGCAATTAAAACTCATTTAAGCGATGCGGATGTCATTGTTGACTGTCTGCTCGGCACCGGAGCGACGGGGCCGCTACGAGGCATTTACGCCGACGCGGTGAAAGTCGCCAACCAAATTAAAGCAACGCGAATCGCGATCGATGTGCCGACGGGGATGGATGTCGACAGCGGCGAGGCGGACCCGCACACCTTCCAAGCCGAATTGACGATCACGTTTGTTGCGAAGAAGACCGGGTTTGAATTCGAAGGAACGCAATCGCTGCTTGGCGACATCGAAGTCGTCCCGATCGGAGTGCCGCGCAAACTGCTGCGACCATGGGCGTTGGCGGATTGA
- a CDS encoding zinc ribbon domain-containing protein, with the protein MPLYEYECKPCKQVVEVLLRREDEVAECPHCGNKKMERQLSVTAAPAVRSGASLPVAGAGEACGMPRCCGGGCQM; encoded by the coding sequence ATGCCCCTCTACGAATACGAATGCAAACCCTGTAAACAGGTGGTCGAAGTATTATTGCGTCGTGAAGACGAAGTTGCCGAATGCCCTCATTGTGGCAATAAAAAAATGGAACGGCAATTGAGCGTGACCGCGGCTCCGGCGGTCCGCAGCGGCGCGTCGTTGCCGGTCGCCGGCGCAGGCGAGGCATGTGGGATGCCCCGCTGCTGTGGCGGCGGTTGCCAGATGTAG
- a CDS encoding gamma-glutamylcyclotransferase family protein codes for MHTFHHFAYGSNMSTSRLRARCPSATVLGVGFVRGRTLRFHKRGMDGTGKANAFATHDHSDILWGVIYETLLSEKEELDRCESLGVGYEHATVEVHVENRTVTTFLYQAITDRIDDSLVPADWYHDHVIKGAIEHGLPTEYHAMIASVVPHRSPPIKDAIGNR; via the coding sequence ATGCATACATTTCATCATTTTGCTTACGGGTCCAATATGTCGACGTCGCGGCTGCGCGCCCGATGCCCTAGCGCGACCGTGTTGGGCGTTGGGTTTGTTCGCGGGCGGACGCTGCGTTTTCATAAACGGGGTATGGACGGGACCGGCAAAGCGAACGCGTTTGCCACCCATGACCACAGCGACATCCTCTGGGGCGTGATCTACGAAACGCTGCTCAGTGAAAAAGAGGAGCTCGACCGCTGCGAGTCACTCGGGGTTGGCTACGAACACGCCACGGTCGAAGTGCATGTCGAAAATCGGACCGTCACCACGTTTCTGTATCAAGCCATCACCGATCGCATCGACGATTCGCTGGTCCCCGCCGACTGGTATCACGACCATGTGATCAAGGGGGCGATTGAGCATGGCTTGCCAACGGAATATCACGCGATGATTGCCAGCGTCGTCCCCCACCGCTCGCCGCCAATCAAAGATGCCATTGGCAATCGTTAG
- a CDS encoding PP2C family protein-serine/threonine phosphatase — protein MNGVPFDISGGSDIGQKRSENQDHYLIADLRRQLIVRGTDVPSAEHREMFGCQEGNLLVVADGMGGHRDGERASRTAIEATAQYVLDMMHWFLKLCSDDEQDFIDELSESLTTIQQKIWSVGESDHRRMGTTVTMAYLLGSRMYVVHAGDSRCYLLRDKTLKQLTTDHTVAQQLIDAGALRESDEAIQQWRHVLWNCVGGGNQAVRPEAVRCQLRTGDVLLLCSDGLTGMLDDDRIASILTANKDSKTSVKKLIDAANVAGGEDNISAIVCRINQIDENCDTNPATELDTTTG, from the coding sequence ATGAATGGCGTCCCTTTCGATATCTCTGGCGGTTCGGACATTGGTCAAAAGCGATCCGAAAACCAGGATCACTATTTGATCGCGGATCTACGACGGCAATTGATTGTTCGCGGAACGGACGTCCCGAGTGCGGAACATCGCGAAATGTTTGGATGCCAAGAAGGCAATCTGTTGGTCGTGGCCGACGGCATGGGCGGCCATCGCGATGGAGAACGCGCCAGTCGTACGGCGATCGAAGCGACGGCCCAGTATGTCTTGGACATGATGCACTGGTTTCTGAAACTGTGTTCCGATGACGAACAAGACTTTATCGACGAATTATCCGAATCGCTAACCACGATCCAGCAAAAGATTTGGTCGGTCGGCGAGAGTGACCATCGCCGCATGGGCACAACCGTTACGATGGCCTATTTGCTCGGATCACGGATGTACGTGGTGCACGCCGGAGACAGCCGCTGTTACCTGCTCCGCGACAAAACGCTGAAACAACTGACGACCGACCACACCGTCGCCCAACAATTGATTGACGCCGGAGCCCTGCGAGAATCCGACGAGGCGATTCAGCAATGGCGACACGTGCTGTGGAACTGCGTCGGCGGTGGAAACCAAGCGGTCCGCCCCGAAGCTGTCCGCTGTCAACTGCGAACCGGCGATGTCCTGCTGTTATGTAGCGACGGATTGACCGGCATGCTTGACGACGATCGCATTGCGTCCATCTTGACGGCGAACAAGGACAGCAAGACCAGCGTTAAGAAATTGATCGACGCGGCGAACGTCGCAGGCGGTGAAGACAATATCTCAGCCATCGTTTGCCGGATCAATCAGATCGACGAGAACTGCGACACCAATCCGGCGACCGAACTCGACACCACCACTGGTTAG
- a CDS encoding MgtC/SapB family protein, with protein sequence MNFEVYQAIAISLGLGLLVGLQRQWSESEIAGIRTFPLITLLGTFCGLLGEQASAENHLGWLVAAGLISVAIVLAIANVAKIGAGEFDFGMTTEMAALLMCVVGVAVGVGLYGPAIVTSGIAAVLLHWKKRLHAMVVRMGENEIRSVIHLALIGLVILPVLPNETFGPYDVLNPYSIWRMVVLIVGISMVAYVAFRLVGPRAGAVLGGVLGGLISSTATTVSYARQAKRGGDANAMAALVIVIASTIVNVRVLFEIAVVAPALLRVAALPLLAMLLLMTVECVVLFIPLRKQATQPPKHDNPAQLKPAIVFGVLYAVVLFIVAAAKDLFGSGALYGIAMISGLTDVDAITLSTAKLFNDGRVDGSTAWRVILIATMSNLVFKAGVVAFLGNRRLLWYVALLFGIALLGGGALLAFWQDVNIEMPAEWFDSQVQPDAEMQSEAELLADSEATDDPARQPDSESSD encoded by the coding sequence ATGAATTTCGAAGTCTATCAAGCAATCGCAATTTCCCTAGGCCTTGGTCTGCTTGTCGGACTTCAGCGTCAATGGAGCGAGTCCGAGATCGCGGGGATTCGTACGTTTCCATTGATCACGTTGTTGGGGACGTTTTGTGGGCTGTTGGGCGAACAAGCGTCTGCCGAAAACCATCTAGGATGGTTGGTCGCGGCGGGACTGATCTCCGTCGCGATCGTGCTGGCGATCGCGAACGTAGCAAAAATCGGTGCAGGCGAATTTGATTTTGGAATGACGACCGAAATGGCTGCGCTATTGATGTGCGTGGTTGGCGTCGCCGTCGGTGTGGGGTTGTACGGACCGGCGATCGTGACCAGCGGGATCGCGGCGGTGTTACTGCACTGGAAAAAACGCCTGCATGCGATGGTCGTGCGGATGGGCGAGAACGAGATTCGTAGCGTCATCCACCTTGCGCTGATCGGGTTGGTCATCCTGCCCGTGCTGCCCAACGAAACATTTGGTCCTTACGACGTGCTAAACCCCTACAGTATTTGGCGAATGGTTGTGTTGATTGTCGGGATCAGCATGGTCGCTTACGTCGCGTTTCGATTGGTGGGGCCGCGTGCGGGAGCCGTTCTAGGCGGCGTGTTGGGTGGTTTGATTTCAAGCACCGCAACGACCGTTAGCTATGCCCGGCAAGCCAAACGCGGCGGCGACGCAAATGCGATGGCCGCTTTGGTGATCGTGATTGCTTCGACCATTGTGAACGTGCGGGTGTTGTTCGAGATCGCGGTGGTCGCGCCGGCATTGCTACGTGTCGCAGCGCTACCATTGTTGGCAATGTTGCTGTTGATGACGGTGGAGTGTGTGGTACTGTTCATTCCTTTGCGAAAACAAGCGACGCAGCCCCCCAAGCACGATAACCCTGCCCAACTGAAACCGGCGATTGTGTTTGGGGTGCTGTATGCCGTGGTGCTGTTTATCGTGGCGGCAGCCAAAGATCTGTTTGGAAGTGGTGCCTTGTACGGGATCGCGATGATTTCGGGTTTGACCGACGTGGACGCGATCACGCTGTCGACCGCGAAGCTTTTTAATGACGGCCGCGTCGACGGCTCAACCGCATGGCGTGTGATCTTGATTGCCACCATGTCGAACCTTGTTTTCAAAGCAGGCGTCGTCGCGTTTTTAGGAAACAGGCGACTGTTGTGGTACGTCGCGTTGCTGTTTGGCATCGCGCTGTTGGGGGGCGGTGCGCTGCTCGCTTTCTGGCAAGACGTGAACATCGAAATGCCGGCCGAATGGTTTGATTCGCAGGTGCAACCGGATGCAGAGATGCAGTCCGAAGCAGAGCTGCTGGCTGATTCCGAGGCAACGGATGATCCAGCAAGACAGCCAGATTCCGAATCATCCGACTAA